AAATTATGGTATCCTTACATATTTTGTAGCCACACTATATTTTACTTTAGAATGTGGTAATTTATACATCACTACAAACATTTTAAGCTCAGTCATTTCTATGTTTCCTTTAAACTCATTTCCTAGgtgccataaaaataaaattgagttaATTGTCAAATATcagttttttattctatttgtttCAGGAAAAATGAACCTTATGGTCTGGGGAAAACAGTGCTGGTTCTCCCACCCACCAACTACCTTCCCATTGCCCAATGTTATGCATGTGGTGCTGAGCACACAACTCACGTGAGTCCTGTGATTTCAATTGGTTAGATGTTTTCTCTGTGCAGCTCTGAGCTGAGCTTGTGCTGTATGTGATACGGTCAGTTCTCTCTGTAAGTTGATTAAAGAGTAAGTAGATTTGTCTTGTCTTATTCGTGATGTCCTGTGCCTTCTGTAATATCTTTGTCTGCTCTATGGCCTTTGACACTTGAGACAAGTAAAAAGCTGTAGGAGACAACAGCTGATATTGTCTGTATTATAGGTTAAAGCAAAGTTTGGTTCTTTCATCCATGTTTCCTTGACATTGTCATCCAAGCAGAAGGCAAAAAGTACGAAGGAATGTCTTTTCTCGCCTGTCTAGGTCGTGCAATATTTCAAATTGTGTGAAAACTGTCAGGATAAATTATGAAGCATTCAGTGCTGTTTTCCCCTAAGGAAGCACATTTTCATAATTTCTGAAACTGGTTAATGGAGGTACAAAGGGTGGCCTCACTCCAGACTTACTTTAATCAATGGACAAACTAAAACTAAATGTGTTCTGGTAGTTGCAGATTTGagatattttgatttgattgttATCTGTAGTATTTTTTTATCCTGTCTGAAAAATGTAGTTATGTTTTGTTATTAGTTATTTAAATGTTGTCTACTGTAAAATGAAAGTCTTTTTGTATGTTACTTGTATGTGGTGATTTGGTGGGAGATGGGTCTTCTCACCACAGCTCAATAACCCtgtgtaatctaatctaatctccAATTTAATAAAACTGTCTGTTATAATCTTCCAATCTAGTCAAtactaatgtgtaataattATTCTGTATTGTAATGTAGTATTTAACACAATCTAGTAGTGTAATTTTGCCTAATCTAAACTCATACATTGTAATACAATCTagtaatttaatatatttgacCTTCATTCTTTTTTATATGCTGGATATTCATCCCCTCACAGCTCGACTCCAGATCAAGtgcacttcctgtctccagacTTTGACAGTGCTGTCCGTCTGGCAGCAGAGCCCCCTCTTGCTGATCTGTTTGAAACCATCTGGGTTGTTGGTGGGACACAGGTCTACAAGGTGAACAGCAAAGCAGGCATTAGCTTTGTCCCTCCTCACAAGTTATCCCAAACGTCTGTATATGGAAATGTGTAATTTTAGGCATCGTAATTTACATGATTTAAATATTGCAATTTCTGATGTCTTAAAAATCAGGTTCTATCCATGTAAAATACAGTAGTGATAACATTTcttacaaatatttacatttgtgaATTCCTGCATGAGTCTTtactgcatatactgtatagcaTTTGTCTATGTTAATCACAAAGTTAGGGGTTCACATAGGCATACAACAGTGAAGTGATAATTGTGTTTTTGCACTTATGTATGGCATTTTTGAGACTTAGTGATCTGCACAAATACCCATTCATTGCAATGTTCCGTATCAACAAATAAGAcaaagacagcacagaggcttagaattaaatattgatttagcTTAAAATCCTCCCACATCGACAGGGTTGGTTACCTGGAAACATGCCAGTGCTGTATGCAAATAGTTCTTTTACCAATTAGAATATTTCTTGGAAATGTTTTGCTAAATTACACTTGTTGCATTAACAGGAAGCATTGGCTCACCCTTGGTGTGAGTTGCTCTACCTGACTGAAATCATGGCTGAGTTTGATTGTGATGTTTTCTTCCCTGAGTACGACAAAGGACTGTTTAAACTTCAAGaaaggtatgtgtgtgtaactgttgTCTTCCTCAGATCTGCACCTGTTAAACCTGCTGAACTCAGTTCATCAAACCTTTCCAAAGAGTTTCCTGCCCAGTGTTAAACTGACGctttgtatgtactgtatattagtgtATATTTGTACACTAAAGCCAGAGAGTTTTATTTGCAATGCAGGAGATCAAAGCAAATGTTATGTCAAGGGATGCAAAAGACCAATACTTGACGATGGTGGTGGATTGGAGACTGTTTAGAGACCAATTGGGACAGCCTGATGAAAgcgaattacaaaaaaacagtcTGGAAATGATAATCTTGTAGAGACAGAAGTGATTTTTGAGATAGTATTCAAGAAATGtgtagaaatgtgttttgtatgCAAATTAACAGAGATCCTGAACCAACATAACTCGTAGATACTTCACAATTCTGCTGAGGGACAAAGTGATATTGTCAAACAGAGTGTAACTCGGGTGTTTGGAAACCAACATACTAACTAGTTTTGTCAGAATTACAGTTTTTGAGTTCTGCATTTTGAATGCTTGCTTTAGTTTGAAGTTTGGGAGTTATATCATTTAGCCAATCTATCATTCTGGAGAATCTTCTTTACGCTCTTTATTAGAGAGGCAGTTGAATTGAGCCTGCCACTACTGATGTGATGACACACCAACCTGTAGTAGACCCCAATGAACAACAGAGTGTTTCTGATCCATGATAAAGTAAATCTAGGTTTTTACTACAAAGTGAGTATCTAGTATCTACACTATATGTCTACAGACTGCTGTCTTTTATCTGAATAAGTCAAACatatttgatgatgtcattgctgCTACCGTAGTattctattttaaataaaaattacttcAGTTGAAAAGAATTTTTGTCTATAGTAGATTACAACAGGAGAGTCGTGTCATTACAAACAGCCAATAATCAGTCGTCTCTAATGATATCCAATGATTTTGTTGTGTAAACCTGGATGGGATTGTGCCTTTGGTCCTGTCAAATTATGATGTTATACACAACATCAGTGTGTCTTATACTTATTTATCTCTTGTTAACAAACTTCATGGGTTTGTAGAGATCACGCTCTATCTTTATTGAGTATTGTGACTGTTCCATAGATTTTTTTAGGGTCGTGTGAAGGATTTTGTGGCATCCAGAAGTCAGGTTGCGGATTGCAATTCACTGAACAGTTGACCTGAGAGTGACTgctaaaaaacatgaaaaacacaaaggacCTTTTTTATAGTCCATGCTGTCTCATATTTActcacagtttgtgtttttggtttgggaGGTGTCACACTAATGAAAACATAATTGCGATTTTACATAAAATTTTCTCTGCCTTAAATGAAATACTTTCATTTAACTGTTCTCTGTGCTAATactaaagttgttttttatttcttttcaaacaAGGTTCCCCAATGTGCCGAGTGGAATTCATGAGGAAAACGGCATTAAGTACAAATTCCAAGTATTCAAGAGAGAGACTCGCAACATGGcgtaaacaacagaaaatcaacacactacagtattttccacactattaggcgcactggattatatagcggaccttcaatgaatggccaatttcaaaacttttttgcataaataaggcgcactgtcagattttgacaaaattaaagacttttggGTGCGCcatatagtgtggaaaatactgtacgtaCTTGAAAATATGCATCATTCCAATCTCCGTCCTCTCCTCGTCCCACTCTCAATAATATTGGAATATATACTCATCAGCGAGTAAATCAACAGTTTATGTCAACGCTGATCTGTACTCTTTGTATAATATCCAATAATGGCTTCACTAGTAAATTTGATTTATGATCAATCCAGAACTTAAGTATGATTTAACCAGAAGGCCATGAATAAGTATTGGTTTTGATAGTACAGTACAATGTAGACAACATCTTATTCTAAGTCAAGTCTAGACAAAGTCCCTTCCCAGCAGGTGATGCAATTGTATTTCAAGGTGAGCCAAATATGCATTTCTTTCACTGCAGTAAcaacatgtttcagggttggtttAGCAAATGTGTTCCCATAGCTACTAATTCATCCATTTCTTTGTTTCATGGTTTGTCCCTTTCTATTCTCCAATCTATTAGTTGGGCTAGCATTATATAACAGGAATTTTAGTGAGGCCTGTTAAGAAAGTCCTCTTTCCAAAGTTTTATGTAGTGattattcatgtatttttgtCAGTATTCAGTAAATGTTTATCTTACAGATGATAGACATTCTGTCAATGTAAGCCAACTCACAGCTTTGGATTACTGTGGTTTTTATAGGGGAAACTAAACATGCCATATTTAATCTGTGATGCACATTTAAAGATCCAGAATGCACTTCTCAGGCAAACAGGACAATAACAGTGATGTGATGAGAAGGATCAAAATCACAGTGATATCATTGGGACTTGTACTCTTCATCAAATTAGTAAATGAACGATGAGATGAACTCATCAGGATTCTTCTTCGAGCCTATTCTTTCTTAGCCACCATAATGGATGCTGTTTTAGAAAGCAATGAGTTAAATACCtactggtttgttttcttgcaggCTTTAATTTATGACCCAACTCCCAGCCCAGCAAGTAAGCATGGTGCCCAAACCTGACTGTTTTTTAGGCTGAATTATGTTTTAGCTCTGTCCTGTAGTCCTGAGAATCCTCCTGTGGTTACAACtggaaaaatgtttatttatggaTGATATCATCACATTtccttcacaaacacaaaaataccaTAGTGGTGACGACATTGCTGACATTTTGTTTccatcattttattaaaatgattacAGTATCAGATTGTTTGTCTGGTTTATGTGATCCAGTCAGTGTTTTGCCACTAGATGGAggcatttcattttcagttatCAATCTCAGCTGGCTATACCCTGGACAACATGCCAGTGCGGGGCCACACGAACACTCATAAAAAATTGGTAttaccaattcacctaagttgcatgtttttagaggtagggggaagccagagaacccaaaAAGAATCtctgcagacacagggagaaaatATCACACAGAGGAAGTgaaacccggaaccttcttgctgtgaagcaacatCACTGCACACTGCACTACCTTGACATCAATCTTTCTCAAATATTCAGACacctttaaaatatgaaatcatAATGAAACCATATTTAAAACAAGCGATTATGTCTCTCATAGCATCCAGACCTGGTTGAACATGGAGTTTAGCTGATGTTACTGCTGGTTGTGGTATGTTTTCATCAATTTCAGTCAAAGTATCTTCATTTTCACTCACACATCTACTCATAATGTACACAACAAAAACGGAGCAGTATTTTGAGTCTTACAGTGAAGTTACACAAAGTGATCAGTGATATTATAAACTCTGATGTTTGAGTGAATACAGAGATGGATGGCTGCAGCCATGCAAAGCCATAATAAGATTAGCTACCGCTCACCCTGTGTCGAATTACCAGAAGAGACAGATGAAGTCATGCTTGGTAGTTGTAAAACTCAGTATTTTAGATTTTGTGGTTTTTCACCATGAAATTCCATCAAAATGAAATCAGGATATCTTTTGAAATGTAACGACAAGCTGTCCTTTCTGGTGTAAGTGGGGAGAAAGAATTTAGCTGATGGCACACAGAAATCCTTGTATGCAATGCAACTTTTATCAAAGAAAAACAGCTCAGCAATAAAAGAATCTTCAGGGAGTTTTTAAAGTTGAAAATATGTAACTAGAAGTTTCCTTTGGTATGAGGACAAGACAGCAACTTCTTTGAGTCaagattgatttaaaaaatattgcacATAAAATATTCCAACAATTTCTTTTTACTCCTGAGCTGAATTTATAGTAACTCAAAGCAAGAATATTTACTGCAGCAGTGGTCATCCATGCAGACTTCAGCTGGAAATAATAGCTTTTAATGGCAGAAGTCATGTGTTTCTGGGTGACACACACCATAAAAAATGTTGTTAAACTCACACAATTTTGTGCCATAGATAATTTACACTCCCTCGTCTGTATATTTCAGGAGTGCAGCGTGGGATGACACTGCAGTTGACAGGGGACAACATGACAGATCGTATCTCACCTGCACTGACTTGATAAACAATGATCAATTCAATGCATATGTGAGCCTGAGAATAAGAGAACATGTAAATTAGCAGCTTTCATCTGAAGCACTTGAGGTACTGTTGTAGAACTTCAGGGGTCCTCTGTTATGAATGGTTTTAAAATGAGCACAAGCGAGGCATCCATCTGCAGAGCTCACATTCATTACTGGATGCATGATGAATCATCTGGCCAGTGGCTATTGCCATCGCCACAGAGCTATGCTGAGTGATGCGGGGAGCAGCAGATGGGACGTAGAAGTTGTTAACGTATATGAACCCCCTCCCCCTGGACACAAAAGTCCTTTTCTCTTTGTTCTGGACCCTATTGTCCACATTAGAACAGCAAAGATACCTAAAGGCAGAAACTCATGGATTCATTAGCTGGAAAGCTCACTCCCAttaaaaggcaaaaaaacaaaaagtatgcTTCAGGGCCTGACTTTGGAACACAGGGAGACATATTATAAAGCCCTTTCTTGGTTTAGACACACAGTATCACTAAATTTGATTTTCTGGATTAAGCCCAAATAATGCCTCTCAACCCAAACTTAGTCTTGAATGCCTCTATTTGtatatggacattaaactcttAATTAGAAAGCCAAATGAGATGGAATGAACTGAAACCTGTACAACAAAGTTTGCTTCCTGCATTCTAATAAAGCACTTCTTattcaaattaaagaaaatatcttATCACAGTATGTGGTCACACTTGAAGTGATGGTAAAGTGATATTTTGGTGGTGAAATAACACCATAATCAAGTGTCTCTATCTGCAAAGTAACCATAGAAATTTGACTCATTTCCTCCCTGAGGAGCACAGCTACCAGTAAGTTGCTAAGAACAAGGTGTGAGAATTAGACACTTAGAGACTTAAAATATAATGGTTTGAAAAGCTTAGTTGTTCTTTAGTTTTCCTCCAGCAGTAAATCGATGtaagtcacagtcagtacatcTACTATGAGTTTTTTAATACATGTCACACAATGATCAGCTTTAAGGACATAAATTGATGTCTGCAGAAAAGCTAACAGCTTTTCATTTATAATGAAGTCAGGTTCTGATAAATAATTTGACTTCAGTCTGAACTACCAAGTGAAAATTGTAATTTGAAAGATATTTGCATTTAGTGtgaatgtttctggaggtgggaggaaaccagagaacagAGAGGACCCACGTAGTCAAGGGGAGAACATATTAAATCTGCACAGAGGCTAATAATGTATGCTAAtagattttttcatttttaaagtgtCCATTTCAACATTCAAAAATCAGTGCCCTTACCTAAAACATGCATCTGATCAAATGTAATACTCAAAGCGAATGAACCTTTAGAACCTAAACATTTATCTAAAATTGATGTTATACTCACAAATAACAAGAACAGAACACATCCAGTTGCAACTTTAATTCACTTACATGACTTGTCAGAAATCTTATTTTAAAGGGGCAACAGGATTAAAAATAGGTCTTTCTCTACGTAGCTGTAGTTTCCCACAGCTTACTTCAAAGTCTTTCTTGGTGCCATTAAGGACGGCCAGACTACCTGTCCTTACATCATACCCACGTGACCTTAGTTGCTGGATACGATAAATAACTATCTGAGTGGTCAGCTCTAAAACCGTTGGAGTGTCTAAGATCTGAGATATACTAATACCAGCACTGAGTAGGTTCTTAACACGCTCGGCCAAAATAGATTCAGTGTAGTAAAGCAGAGCTGGGCATTTGACAATGATGTCTCGCAGCCTTTCTTCGGAgcagcctagggtgtcctgaGAATATCTCATAGTTTGACACATGCTGTCTGGATTCAGTTCGGTGACAAAGCCCCTGAGTTTGGACAGAAGTTGGAGAAGCTCTGCTGTGTTGAATCCTTTGTCCCTCAAGAACAGCAAGTTCTTCCTCAGCACCTCGGAAGACTTGAGGAGTACAAACGGGTTCTGGCTCAGCAGCTTCTGAAGCCAGACCTTCATGTTGGCCTCCTCTCCCCCAAGCTCCAGGTAGACCTGCTGGAGCGTGTTCACCATCACCTCATTATGTTCCACGGGTCGGCTGAAATTCTGGGGCGCACTGGCCATTAGCTTGGTGATTATTCTCTTGTTGAGGTTTAAGGTCTGGAAATAAGTGATGTTGTTCTGCTGGTTGTCATAATAGCTGGAGGGAGTGAAAAAGGAGGCTGGGAATTTCTCGATGATACCAATCAATTCTTTCTGATTTGGGCACACAGACATCCACAGCTTCCTCTGAGTCTGCATCTGCTCTGGGTGATAGAGGACCGCTTCTGGGTGACCTGTTAGGATCTGGGCGACAACGGCGCCCGAGGCTCCCATGTCCTTCAACAGCTCAGCTACCTCTTTAGTATATGCTGGGCTCTGCTGCAGGACCCAGCCTTTAAATTTACGGATCTTCTGAACATCTGCAGAGAGATCGTAAAGATCTTTCACAGTTTGTTGGTTCTCCGATGAGCTCAGTGTTGTACATGTCCTGATGTTTAACGGTAGAGCTGTGACACATTGGCACTGGAGGCAGACAGATCTCATGGCCAAACGCAACATTGATGCAAAGTCTAACTAAGGGGAGAAAAGATGATGAAATAGCAGTGAGTGACACAAACAGCAATAACTGCGACTTCCTAAAAACTCTACTGTCGCCTTGTATTATAGCAGAGAGAGGTATTAAGATTAACAGAGTTTTAACAGAAGGTTGGATAacctttaaattttttaaattgtatatactggtttgatccccgaaggg
This region of Antennarius striatus isolate MH-2024 chromosome 4, ASM4005453v1, whole genome shotgun sequence genomic DNA includes:
- the mterf2 gene encoding transcription termination factor 2, mitochondrial; translated protein: MLRLAMRSVCLQCQCVTALPLNIRTCTTLSSSENQQTVKDLYDLSADVQKIRKFKGWVLQQSPAYTKEVAELLKDMGASGAVVAQILTGHPEAVLYHPEQMQTQRKLWMSVCPNQKELIGIIEKFPASFFTPSSYYDNQQNNITYFQTLNLNKRIITKLMASAPQNFSRPVEHNEVMVNTLQQVYLELGGEEANMKVWLQKLLSQNPFVLLKSSEVLRKNLLFLRDKGFNTAELLQLLSKLRGFVTELNPDSMCQTMRYSQDTLGCSEERLRDIIVKCPALLYYTESILAERVKNLLSAGISISQILDTPTVLELTTQIVIYRIQQLRSRGYDVRTGSLAVLNGTKKDFEVSCGKLQLRRERPIFNPVAPLK
- the zgc:153031 gene encoding zgc:153031 → MEATENQVRRKPINLIAAVCNDLGIGKNGQMPWSLPSEFQYFKNTVSRVSRPGKMNLMVWGKQCWFSHPPTTFPLPNVMHVVLSTQLTSTPDQVHFLSPDFDSAVRLAAEPPLADLFETIWVVGGTQVYKEALAHPWCELLYLTEIMAEFDCDVFFPEYDKGLFKLQERFPNVPSGIHEENGIKYKFQVFKRETRNMA